A single region of the Gasterosteus aculeatus chromosome 1, fGasAcu3.hap1.1, whole genome shotgun sequence genome encodes:
- the LOC120830575 gene encoding odorant receptor 131-2-like: MAANNSVVGVESPTYKINYRVVIVQVLVSVFLFINFLLIRTFFVKDFYTTMRYILFATTLLSDSLFLIISDILLIFSYIKITMQVWLCVIIYIVSSLYTYVTPVTLTAMTLERYVAVCRPLRHGELCSTRRALHCVLIIHSLSAIPCVFILAAFFASASHNFYSQGRECGVEMFTFHKWQGHLRSAVSQFYFFIMFIAIVFCYVKIMKVAKAASGEDKKSTRKGLKTVIFHTFQLSLCLFHLWCPFIEAAVLQINLILFINVRYFNYIAFILAPRCISPLVYGLRDEMFFHALKYYALCGLYKKQSPNVP; this comes from the coding sequence ATGGCGGCCAATAACTCAGTGGTTGGTGTTGAATCTCCAACGTACAAGATTAACTATCGGGTAGTCATAGTTCAGGTTTTGGTGTCAgtctttcttttcatcaacTTTTTGCTAATAAGAACTTTTTTTGTGAAAGACTTCTACACAACCATGCGGTACATCTTGTTTGCTACAACCCTGCTGTCTGactctttatttttaatcatatCTGACATCCTGCTCATTTTCAGTTACATTAAGATTACCATGCaagtgtggctgtgtgttaTCATATACATTGTTTCATCTCTGTACACTTATGTCACACCGGTTACTTTGACAGCAATGACCCTGGAGCGCTATGTGGCCGTTTGCAGGCCCCTGAGGCATGGAGAGCTGTGCTCAACTCGCAGAGCTCTGCACTGCGTCCTCATCATTCACAGCCTCAGCGCTATACCCTGCGTATTTATTCTTGCCGCCTTCTTTGCATCAGCGTCCCACAACTTCTATTCCCAGGGCAGAGAATGTGGTGTGGAAATGTTCACCTTTCACAAATGGCAGGGTCATCTTCGGTCAGCTGTAAGTCAGTTTTACTTCTTCATAATGTTCATTGCTATTGTATTCTGTtatgttaaaataatgaaagtaGCCAAAGCTGCATCAGGAGAGGATAAAAAGTCAACAAGGAAAGGTCTCAAAACAGTAATTTTTCATACTTTTCAGCTGTCGCTCTGTCTCTTCCATCTGTGGTGTCCATTCATAGAGGCTGCTGTACTTCAgattaatttaatattattcATTAATGTCAGGTATTTTAATTACATTGCTTTTATTCTCGCTCCAAGATGTATAAGTCCTCTTGTGTATGGCCTCAgggatgaaatgttttttcatgcACTAAAATACTACGCTCTCTGTGGCTTGTATAAGAAACAGTCGCCAAATGTACCTTga